TGCTGGGTCGTCAGCACCTGGCCGGAGACGGTGCCCTTGGGCGTCGCGGGGACCACCACCGAGATGTTGTTCGGATCCCGGACGCCATCGGCGATGCCATCCCCATCCTCATCGGAAGCACCGCACCCCACGGCCAGGAGGGGCACCACGGCCAAAGCCAGCTTCTTCATCATCTCCACCTTTAAAGTGATGCGGATAAGTCCACGCCAGGACAGACGGGCGGTGTGAAACACTCTCCCGGGCGCGCCGCGGGCGTCAAGTTGACGCCCGGCGCGGGAGCGGGGCTGTTACGGTGGCGCGATGTCCGATGTGAACGCGCCCTGCCTGGGCTGTGCCGTGGTGAGCGGGGCCACCCGCCCGGTGGGGGGCGTGCTCGCCCGGGTCTCCGGGCTGGTGGTGCACGGGGTGGCCGCCCCGAGCCCCCTGCCCGGCTGGGTGGTGATTTCCAGCGAGCAACACGTGCGCGCCTGGTACGAGCTGGACGGCGAGCCCGCGCGCGAGCTGGGCCCGCTGGCCGCCCGGGTGATGCGCGCCCAGCGCGAGGTGCTCGGCGCCGAGCACGCCTACGCCTTCGCCATCGGCGACGTGCTGCGTCATTTCCACCTGCACCTGGTGCCCCGCTTCGCGGACACGCCGCAACGGCTCCGGGGCCGGGGGGCCTTTGACTTCACGGAGGCCGACGCGCTGTCCGCCGAGGCGCTGGAGGCCGCGGCCCAGGCGCTCGCCGCCGCCCTCCGGGCATGAGCCCGGAAGGCCTCCCCCCGGGCGCGCCGTGGCCCCTGGCCGTCACCACCTCCGACCGGGTGGACCCCGCGCTCGCGGAGCGGGCCCAGCAGGCGGCCCGGGAGGTGGGGGTGCCGTATGTGGCGCGGCACCACAAGCTGCCGCTCAAGGCACTGCTGGGGCACACCGCTGAAGCCCTCCTTGTCTTCGAGGCGTCCGCGGTGGCGCTCGTGGATGCGCACGGGGTGCTGCGCTTCTCGCCGGGGCTGGGGCACCTGCGGGTGAAGCAGCTCGACGCGGGCGTCCAGGAGGACATGCTCGTGCGAATCGCCGGGCTGCGCGAGGGGGAGCGCGTCCTCGACTGCACCCTGGGGCTGGGCGCCGATGCGCAGACGGCCGCGCGGCTGGTGGGCCCCACGGGCGCGCTCACCGCGCTGGAGAAGAGCCCCGCCCTCTACCTCCTGGCCCACCACGGGCTGGCCGGCCTTCCCCGCCACCCACAGGCCTGTCCCATCGAGGTGGTCCACGCGGACGCGGGCACGTACCTGCGCGCGCTGCCCGCGGGCGCCTTCGATGCGGTGCTGTTCGATCCGATGTTCGAGCGCACGCGCAAGTCCTCCCACGCCTTCGAGATGCTCCGCCGCCACGCGGACTACACGCCGCTGACGCGCGAGACGCTGGCCGAGGCCCAGCGCGTGGCCCGCCGCGTGGTGGTGCTCAAGGGCTCGCCCTACTCCAGCGACTTCAAGAAGCTGGGCGTCCAGCCCGAGCCCGCCCGGCCCAACGCCACCGTGCGCTGGGCGAAGCTGCCCGGGAGCCTCGGCTCAGAATGAGGGCAGGCCGTTGGCCAGGTGCGACGACAGGCCGCCGTCCATGACCAGCGCGCTGCCATTGACGTAGCCGCCCGCGGGCCCCGCCAGGAAGGCCACCAGCTCCGCCACCTCCTCGGGGCGGCCGAACCGGCCCGTGGGGATCCGCTTCAGCAGCTCCTGCCGCACGGCGGGGTCCGCGTTCGCCAGCATCTCCGTGTCGATGTAGCCCGGGCAGACGGCGTTGCAGGTGATGCCATAGGCCCCCCACTCGGCGGCCACGGCCTTGGAGTAGCCGACGACGGCGTGCTTGGCGGCGACGTAGGTGGACGAGAGCGCCCCGCCAAACAGCCCCTGGATGGAGGAGATGTTGATGATGCGCCCGAAGCCCTGCGCCTTCATCCGGGGCAGGGCCCACCGGCAGAAGTAGTGGAGGCTGTCCACGTTCACGCCGAACAGGGCCTCCCACTCCGCCTTGGGCACCTCGTCCGCGCGGTGGAAGGGCCCGCCGAAGCCCGCGTTGTTCACGAGCACGCTGGGGGGCCCCAGGCGCGCCTCGATCGCGCCCAGCACCGTGCCCACCGCGGCCTCGTCCGCCACATCGCAGATGAACGGCCAGGCCTGGGCCCCCGCGGCCCGCAGCGTCTTCTCGACCGAGGCCAGGGCCTTCTCATCCCGCGCCAGCAGGGCCACACGGAAGGAGTGGCGCGCGAGCACCTCCGCGATCGCCGCGCCAATGCCGCGGCTGGCGCCGGTGACAAGGGCCAGGCGCGTGTCCGGAATCGAGCCCATCAGAGTACTCCTTTGGAAGGCAGCAGCCGGATCTCATCGACCCGGACGTTCAGTGGCTTGCGGGCAATCTCCCACAGACTCTGGGCCACTTCCTCCAGGGGCAGCATGTCGGCGGGGCTGAACTCCGGGCGCGTGTGCCACAAGGACGTGTAGACGGCCCCCAGCGAGACGAGCGTGGCCCGGACGCCGTGGGCCTTGCCCTCCTCGTTCAGCACCCCCGTCAGTCCCCGGAGCCCGTGCTTGGAGGCCGCGTAGGCCGCGTTCATCGGCAGGGTCAGGTGGTCGCTCACCGAGCCGATGTGGAGGATGCGCCCCCCGCCGTGCGCCTTCATCCGCTTGAACGCCTCGCGCGCGCACAGGAAGGCCCCCGTCAGGTTCACCTCGAGCGTCCGGCGCCACTCCTGGAGCGGCGTCTCCTCGACCGGCGTGAAGTAGCCAACGCCCGCGCAGTTCATCAACACGTCCAGAGGGCCCAGCGCCTGCTCTACCTTCTCGAACATCGCCGCCACCGAGGCCTCGTCCGTGATGTCCACCCGGAGTGACTCCCCCGTCTCCTCCCGGACGTCCATTGCCGCGCACACCGTGCGCACGCCCTCGGCCCTCAGCTTGCGGAGGACTGCGGAGCCAATGTCTCCGGTCCCCCCGACGACGAGCGCATTCTGGACCGCCATGAGCCGTACTCCTCCTCTTCCACCGGACATTACTGTCTGGCACGGGCGGCCGTTGGCTGCTGGACGCAACGCCCCCCCCGGGATGTTGGAGCAACAACAGGCCCCGGCGGCAATGTTCAGCAGAGGGAAGCCACCTGGACCTTCGGTCCATAGCGTGGCGCCCTCATCTCTGAAGCAGGAGCACACGCATGCAGCGCAGGCCTCTCCGTGGCATCCTCGCCACTGGCGCCGTCTTCCTCGCCCTGGGTAGCGCCTTCGCGCAGCCCACCAAGGACCCCAAGCCTGGAGGCCAGAAGACGCCCACGCCCAAGGAGACCGGAGACCAGACGTACAACTTCCCGGTGGTGGCCGAGGAGAGCTTCAAGGCCGTCATGGACCGAGACATGAAGGAGAAGGGCGGCGTCATGCGCCGCCAGCAGACGCTCCTGGAGTCCCGGTACGATCTCTCCAACCGGCCCTCGAAGCTCATGATGTCGGGCGGCCGCAAGGCCCAGCAGGAGGGCGTCCGCGTCAAGCTCCCGAAAGGGATGACGTGGGAACAGCTCTCCGCCATGAACCCGGCCGAGATCCGCGAGAAGGGCCTCTTTCCCCAGGGCTTCCTTCCGCTGCCCCACGTGAAGCACGCGGTGGGCGGGCAGGTGTTCCCGCAGATGGAGATCGACGAGATCCGCAAGCAGGAGGGCCGCTCCCTGGAGCGCTTCGACGTGGCCTTTGATGTGCCCGAGCACCTCTTGCCGGAGTTCCCGCCGCCCATCTTCCTCTCGCAGCGGCCCGAGCTGGGCGACGTCTCCCAGGGCAAGGTGCTCACCATCCGGAACTTCTACGACATCATGAACGGCAAGCTCACGCCCGTTCAGATGGACGGGCTGCGCCAGTTGCTCACGCCTTTTCCGCAGGCGGAGTTCAACGCGACGGATGGCCGGAAGGTGGCCGAGGGGAGCCTGGGCGTCGCCTGCCTCGACTGCCACACGAACGGCCATACCAACGCGGCCTTCCACCTGAACCCGGACACCCGGCCCCAGGCGGCGCGCTTCCGGCTCGACACCACCAGCCTCCGGGGCATGTTCAACCAGCAGATCCACGGCTCGAAGCGCTCGCTGCGCTCCATCGAGGACTTCACCGAGTTCGAGCAGCGCACCGCCTACTTCAATGGCGACATCGCCGATGCCGCCAAGAAGGGCGTGAACGAGCCGGACCGCCCCAGCCAGGTGGCGATGATGGCCCAGATGCAGAACATGTTCGACTTCCCGCCCGCCCCCAAGCTGTTGCCCACCGGGCGCCTGGATCCGGCCATGGCCACGGAGATGGAGAAGCTCGGCGAGACGGTGTTCCACGGCAAGGGCCAGTGCGCCACCTGCCACCCCGCGCCGTCCTTCCTCGACAACAACATGCACGACCTCAAGGTCGAGCGCTTCTTCAAGCCCCAGACGATCAACGACCAGTTCATCCACGCCGATGGCCCCATCAAGGCCTTCACCCTCCGCGGCATCAAGGACTCGCCGCCGTACCTGCACGACGGGCGCCTGCTGACGCTCGAGGACACGGTGGAGTTCTTCAACCTCGTCCTGGGCCTCAAGCTGGAGCCCCGGGAGAAGGAAGCGCTCGTCCACTACATGCGGGCCCTCTGAGGCCGCGGCAGGCCGCCCTCCGGGGCCACGGGCGTCCAGCCCTCGCCCCGAAGCCCACGGCCCCTGCCTTTTTCCGGGACGATTTCGGGAGCTGCCCGTAGACCTGCCCCCTGCCGGGCGGGGAGAATGCGGCAGCTCCCATGATCTGGTTTCGGCCCGTTTTCCTCCTCTTGCTGTGGCTCACCCCGTTGCTCGCGCTGGCCAACAACACCGCCGATGAGGCGGATGTCGCGTTCGAGCTGGGAAACGAGGCCTACGCCCGGGGCAACTACAACGAGGCCCTGAGCGCCTACTTCACCAGCTACCGGCTCGTCCCCAACCGCAACGTCCTCTTCAACATCGCCCGCTGCTACGAGGCCCAGAACCGCCTCAACGAGGCCTACCGCTACTACGACGACCTCTCCACCGAGGCGCTCTCCAGCGACGATGCCGCCGAGGTCCGGCGCTCCCTGGAGCGGCTCCGCCCGCGGGTGGCCCTGGTGCACGTCAACACCGTGCCCGAGGGCGCCGAGGTCTACATGGACCGGACGGACCTGGGCAGCCGGGGCCGCTCGCCCCAGACGCTCGCGCTGCCGCCCGGCCGCCACAAGGTCATGGTCCACAAGGAGGGCTACCAGCCCGCCGAGGCCACGGTGTTGCTCGCGCGCGGCAAGCTGGTGACCCAGAGCCTGGAGCTCACCCTCATCACCGGCAAGGTGGAGCTGACCGGCACCCCCGTGGGCGCCGAGGTCCGCAACGCGCCCGACGGCCCCGTGCTCACCCAGGTGCCCGGAACGCTGAGCCTGCCCCCCGGCCAGCACCTGCTCTACGTGCGCGCCCCGGGGCATGCCCCCACCCAGCTCGTGGCCGAGGTGACGGCCGAGGCCACGGTGAAGGTGCCGGTGGCGCTGCGCTCCCAGGAGAAGCCCACCGGGCGGCTCGTCGTCACCGCCAACCGGGACAACGCCAGCGTGCGCGTGGACGGGCAGCCCGCGGGCTTCACCCCCACGGTGCTCACCCTCCCCGAGGGCGACCACACGCTGGAGGTCGAGAGCCTGGAGGTGCGCCCCCTGCGCAAGACGGTGCGCGTGGTGGCCGAGAAGGAGGTGAAGCTCCACGCCGAGCTGCGCTACGAGCCGCCCCCGGTGCGCGCCGCCTCCAAGGGCCTGCTGTCCGTGGACGAGGCCCCCGCCTCCACCACCGTGCTCTCTCAAGAGGAGCTGCGCGCCTTTGGCTGGCGCACCCTGGCCGAGGCCCTGGCCGGGGTGCGCGGCTTCTTCCTCGTGGATGACCGCAACTACACCCACGTGGGCGTGCGCGGCTTCTCCCCGCCCGGAGACCTCAACACCCGCCTGCTCATCCTCTGGGATGGCCACGCGCTCAACGACGTGTGGGCCGGCCAGGGCTACGCGGCGCACGACCTGTCGGTGGACCTGGAAGAGGTGGAGCGCATCGAGGTGGTGCGCGGCCCGGGCAGCGCCCTGTACGGCACGGGCGCCTTCTTCGCCGTCGTCAACGTGGTGCCGCGCGAGTCGCTGGGCACCCGCCGCGTGGAGCTGACCGGGGCGGTGGGCGGGCTGGGCACCACGCGCATGCACGCCACCGCGGGCTGGGACAACGGCACGGACCGCTCGGTGCTGGTGTCCGCCGCGGGCATGCACGCCCGGGGCGCGGACACCACGCCGCTGACCCCGGGGGTCCGCGTGGAGGGGCTCGACGGCGAGCGCGCCGGCACCGCCTCGCTGCGCGCGCGCCTGGGCTACCTCACCCTGATGGCCCAGCTCCACGGCCGCCGCAAGGACATCCCCACCGGGGCCTCGCAGACGGTGATCAGCGCCTCGGGCACCCAGGTGCAGGACGTGCGCGGCTTCGCCGAGGCGCGCTACGAGCGCCCCCTGGGCGAGCGCGTCAGCCTCTCGCTCCGGGGCTCGGTGGACCTGAGCCGCTACCGGGGCTACTGGATGTACTACGAGAACGGCGAGGGCTCGGCGCTCACGCGCGACACCGACGCGGGCCAGGCCGAGTGGCTCTCGGCCGAGGCCCGGGTGCTGCTGGCGCTGTTCCAGGGCAACCACCTCACGCTGGGCCTGGAGGGCCAGCACCAGCTGCGCATCGGCCAGGAAGTCTTCGGCGGCGAGGGCCTGACGCCCCTGAACGAGCGCACGCTGCTGTCGCTCTACCTGCTGGACGAGTGGCGCCTGCACCCGCGGCTGAGCCTATCGGTGGGCGTGCGCGTGGACCGGTACTCGGACCTGGACGCCACGCCCTTCACCCCGCGCCTGGCCCTCATTGGCAGGCCCTATGCCGTGGGCCTCACCAAGCTCGTGGTGGGCCGCGCCTTCCGCGCCCCCAACGCCTACGAGCTGTTCTACGAGGACCGGCTCGTCACCCAGCGGCCCGCGCTCGAGCTCGACCCGGAGACCATCACCACCTTCGAGCTGGAGCACTCGCACGACCTGACGGACGAGCTGCGCCTGACGGTGGCCGGCTACCACAACCGCATCGCCAACCTGGTGACGCTGGAGCTGGAGCAGCTGGGCACGCCCCAGTGCGGCTCGACCCCCGGCACCGAGCAGTGCCTGGTGTACCGGAACACCTCCGGCGAGACGCTCGCCTGGGGCGCCGAGGCGGGCATCCACTGGCAGCCGGGCCGCTACCTGCTGGTGGACCTGAGCTACTCCTACGTGACGCTGCGCAACGCCTCGGACGAGGTGCAGGCCGTGGCCCCGGCCCACATCGCCTCCGGGCGCCTGCTCCTGCCCCTGGGCAACGGCGAGATGCGCCTGGCCACCCAGGCCACCTACCAGAGCGCGCGCAAGAGCAGCGCCAGCGCGCCCAGCGTGGGCGAGGCCGTGCTCGTCAGCTTCGGCATCTCCGGGGACCTGGCCCGCTTCCGCTACTTCGCCGGCGTGCAGAACCTGCTGGACGAGCGGTACACGCTGCCGGTGAGCAACGAAATCTCCACCGAGCCCGTGGCCCAGTACGGCCGCACCTTCACCCTCCAGCTCACGGGAGCCTTCTGACATGCCCTTGCCCGAGGCCCCCTGGAGGGCCGCCCAGCAGCTCACCAATGCCCTGACCCGCGTGGCCTACCGGGGCGTCTACTCGCTGGCCATGGCGTACTGGTTCGTGCGCCGCCCGGAGGGCAGCGGCGTGCTGGTGGGCATCTGGTGCGGCTCGCGCGTCCTGCTGCTCCAGAACTCCTACAAGCGCCTGCTCAGCATGCCGGGGGGCGGTGCCCACCGGGGCGAGTCCGTGCCCCAGACGGGCGCCCGCGAGCTGCGCGAGGAGGTGGGCCTGTCCGTGGACCCCGCCACCCTGCGCCCCGCCTTCGAGGTGGTGGTGTGGGAGGAGTTCAAGCGGGACCATGTCTTTTTCGTGGAACTGGACGTGGACCGGGAACCGCCGCTCACCCTCGACCAACGCGAGGTGGTTTGGGCAAACTTCATCGAAGCCCAGGATGCGCTGCGGCTGCCGCTGTCCGCCCACGTCCGGGCCTACCTCACCGATGCCGTGCGAAGGCGGCACGCGCCCCCGCCCTGAACCTCCCCATGCCCCCTCCCCCCCCGCCCGCCGCCCTGGATGCCCCCGAGCTGAGCTTCATCTCCCCGGGACATCCCCTCTACGCGGCGGAGCTGGAGCTGCGCTTCCGCGTGCTGCGGGAGCCGCTGGGCCTGCCGCGTGCCTCCGTCACCTTCCCCTTCGAACACGAGAGCCTGCACCTCGTGGCGCACCAGGAGGGCCGCGTGGTGGGGTGTGTCCTGTTTCACCCCGATTCGCCCGGGGGGGGCCGCCTGTTCGCCATGGCCGTCTCGCCTGCCCTCCAGGGCAGCGGGCTGGGCCGGCGGCTCGTCACCGCCCTGGAGGCGGAGCTGCCGCGGCGCGGTATGGTTTCGATCCACCTTCACGCGCGCGCCACCGTGGTGCCCTTCTACGAGCGCCTGGGCTACACCGTCCACGGCGAGCCCTTCACGGAAGTGAACATTCCCCATCGGCACATGCGCAAGTTGCTGCCATCCTCTATCCTCGGCCCCCGGGAGATGTGAGGCGCAATGACGGGCACCCCAGAGCGAGCGCTGGCCGCGCGCGCACAAGACTTCCGCGAGCTGCACGAGCGCATCCAGTGCATCGGTGACGCGCGCGCCCAGGAAGCCCTCCTGGAGCGCCTCCAGCACCCCACGCGCCCCTTCATCGTCTCGTTCGTCAACGCGCACGCGGCCAACCTCGGGTGGAACACGCCGGCCATGCTGGAGAGCCTGCTGCGCTCGGATCTGCTGCTGCGCGACGGCATCGGCGTGAAGCTGGGGCTCCAGGCCTTCGGGCACGCGCCCGGGCTGAACATGAACGGCACGGACTTCATCCCGAGGATTGCCCGCGCCTACCGGGGCCGCCGCGCCGCGCTCTTCGGCACCAAGCCGCCGTGGCTGGACACCGCGCGGCGCAAGCTGGAGGACGAGGGGCTCACCGTCGTGGCGTGCCACGATGGCTTCGCCCCCGCGGAGACGTACCTTCAGCTCGCCGCCGAGACGAAGCCGGAGCTCATCATCCTGGCCATGGGCATGCCCAAGCAGGAGGACATCGCGGTGCGCCTGCGCGAGCACCTCTCGCACCCGGTGCTCATCGTCAACGGGGGCGCCATCCTCGACTTCCTGGGGGGCAAGGTGACGCGCGCGCCCACGTGGCTGCGCACGCTCGGCCTGGAGTGGACGTACCGCCTCTACCTGGAACCCCAACGGCTTGCCCGCCGGTATCTTCTCGGAATACCCGTTTTCTTCTCCCACGTGGCCGTCACCCGGTTGGTTGATCCCCAAACGTCCAGGGGCCAGAAAGGGTCATCCTGAGACCGTCCTTCCCCCCTGTGTACGGCTTCCCCTCACACGAGCGACCCACCCAACGGAGTGGGGGGCTTGTGGCGAGCGAAGAAGTGCGCGTTGCTTGAGAGTGGCCATGGCCTTCGATCGCGCCCACGCAGAATTCCTGAGCACCCGCCACTTCCCGGGACTGGATGGACTGCGCTGCTTGAGCGTCCTCTTGGTGGTGGCGTACCACGTCTCTGGCCTGCACTCGGGGCTGCTGGGGCGGGGGTACCTGGGGGTCTCCCTCTTCTTCGCCATCAGCGGCTTCCTCATCACCACGCTGCTGCTGCGCGAGCGCGACGGGCACGGCCGCATCTCGCTGGCGCGCTTCTACGGCCGGCGCGCGCTGCGCATCTTCCCGCTCTACTACGCGGTGATCGCCGTGTACGTGGTGACGGTGCTGATCCTGGAGAAGGGCGTGCAGGAGAAGGCGGAGTTCTTCGGGAACCTGCCGGCCTTCCTCACGTACACGTCCAACTGGCTCGTGCCGCTGGTGCCCGACAAGCGCATCATCTTCTACTTCGCCTGGTCGCTGGCCACCGAGGAGCAGTTCTACCTCATCTGGCCCGGCGTCATGCGCGTGGCGCGGCGCTGGGGGGCCCCGGCCTTCATGGTGTTGCTGCTGACGGTGTCGCTGGTGGCGCCGTGGGCGGTGGAGACGGGCAGGCTGGACGATGGGCCCTTGTGGGTGCGCATCCTGGCGAGCTTCTCGCCGGCCATCTGCCTGGGGTGCCTGGCGGCGTACGCGGTGCACTCGCGCGTGGGGTTCGCGTGGGTGTACCGGGTGCTGGGGGCGCAGTGGTGCGCACCAGCGCTCCTGGTGCTGGTGATGGCGGCGGTGTCCACGGATGGCACGGCGTTCTGGCTGACGGCGCTGGTGATGACGGCGCTGGTGGTGGCGTGCTGCCTGCGCAATGACCACTGGCTCATGCCGCTGCTGACGCTGGCGCCGGTGCGCTACGTGGGGATGATCAGCTACGGCATCTACCTGATGCACATGCTGGCGCTGAACACGGTGCGGCGGGCGCTGCCGGAGCAGGGCTTCACGGTGTACTTCCTGCTGACCATGGCGCTGAGCGTGGTGGGGGCGGGCCTGAGCTACCGCTACTTCGAGAGCCGGTTCCTGCGCATCAAGCAGCGCCTGACGCTGGAGCCCAAGGCGCCGGCGAGCCCCGTATTAGAGAAGCACGTGCAGCCGGCGGTGACGTCGCGGGCCACCGCCTCGGGGGCCCCCGCGTCCAACCCCGTGCCGTGAGGCGGAGGCGGACTCAGGGCGTGTCCGTCACGCTGAGCACGTCCACGGAGACCTCCAGCGAGCTCATGAGGAAGTGGGGAGCGCCCTTGTACTGGACGGTCTCCACTCTCGTGAGGGTGGCGATGTATTCGAGCGCGCCGATGCGCAGGCGCTTGGAAGCGCCGGGCCGCAGCTCGTCGCCCGAGAACGAGATGCGGTCGAGCAGCTCATCGCCCCGGCCCGTGTCCAGCGAGCGGCGGGCACTCACCCCGAGGTAGAGGTCCGGGGCCATGGATTCCGTGTCCGTCAGGGTGTAGGCCTGCCCCTCCCAGAAGAAGAAGTGGAGATACCCGAGCGGGCCCTGGCCCTGCGGGCCCTCGACGATGAGGGTGCGCCCGGAGCAGCAGAAGGGCCCCACGGCGGCGTTGCCATTGGGGACGGCATCCCGCGGCAGCAGGAAGGAGCCCACGGGCTCCCTGCGCACCTCCGCCTCATCGCCACAGGCCATGGCCATGGCCACCGAGAGCACGGCCCCGTGCCAGCCCCACCGCATGTCTTTCTTCCCCATGGTCTCCTCCCGGAGCACCGGGGGCGGCAGGAGAACCCTGAGCCCCTCCCCCACAACGGGAAGCCCGTTGCATCTTCCCACCTGCGGAGAGACCGATGACGTGGCAAGAATTAATGCTTGGCAGCGCGTTGTGGTGGAGCCTCGCCATCATGGGCCATGCCACCCTGGGCGAATTCGACCCATCCACCGGCAAGCAGACCCAGCCAGCGGATCCAACCCGGCGGATCGAACCGTGACGCCCCCCATGGATGCTCCCGAAACCCATTGGATCCTCTCAGCCTTCGAGCGCGAATCTCACGGTGCGCAGGTGACCGAGCTTGAACTTCCGGACGTCTCCGTGCAGCAACTGCGAGCCGCCCTGGAGCTTCCCCTCGACCCAGAGGATCCCGAGTTGCTCTATGTCTACCCCCTCCAGACCCAATCGCAGGCGGATGGGCTTGGCGCGCTTGTGGGCGTGACGCTCAAGCTCAACGCCCACGAGTATTTCCTGGAGGCATCCGCTTCGGACGGCAGTCCTCGCGTCCAACGGAAGGTAACCGTATTCCAGAAGGGTCCAGCGGCAACGCCCGTCTTCGAGCACGAACTGCTCCAGGAGCCCGATGCGGCACTCCAGGCCAGCCTGGGGCGGCCTGTCGATGATCTGGGCTTCCATCGCCGCTGGCGCATCGAAAGCGAAGCACTGGCCGCCGCGCTCACCCCCCTGTTGCGTTCCCCTCCTGACTTCACGGGAGCGCGAGACTGCTTCATCGAACATTGGGATCCGCTGAAGACCCAGCCCGTGGTCCTGGCATTCCCCAGGGGAGAAGCACCCACCCATCGGACGGCCAGCGACGTGCACCCGCTCCATGGCGCAACCAAGGCGGCGCTCCGGCCCCTTCTGGGCCTTGCCCAGGACCATCCGCTGGCGGGGCTCTACCCGGTGGACTCCGAGAAGCAGGCCGCCGGACTGAGGCCGTTCCTGGCTCAACCGCTTGACCTCTCGGCTCACGATTACGCAGTGAACTACTACTTCCCGGTGTCACCGCCTCCTGCCGATACGTGAGGCCCTCGCCGCAGGGCCTCGGCGGCGGAGGAACTTGAGGTAGAAGGGGGACACACATACCCCGAGGAGATTCCGTGACGACCGCACTCGAGACGCGTTCCCGCTCCGAGCTGGCCCAGGGCCGCTTTGGCCAGAGCCGCTATGTCATCCGCCGCCAGTTCTTCAAGATCTTCGGGCAGGCCTTCCACATCTACGACGAGGCGGGCGGGCTCGCCTTCTACTCGAAGCTGAAGGCGTTCAAGCTGAAGGAGGACCTGCGCGTCTTCACGGACGAGGACATGCGGGAGCAGGTGCTCACCATCCAGGCCCGCAGCATCCTCGACTTCGGCGCCACGTACGACGTCACCGACTCCCGGACGGGGGAGAAGCTGGGTGCGCTGCGCCGCAAGGGGTTCAAGTCGATGCTGCGCGACGAGTGGCTCGTGCTGGACGCGCGGGACCAGGAAGTGGGGCTCCTCCAGGAGGACAGCATCGCGCTCGCGCTGGTGCGCCGCTTCCTGTCCAACCTGGTGCCGCAGAGCTTCACGGGCACGGTGGGCGGCGAGCCGGTGTTGAACTTCCGCCAGCACTTCAACCCCTTCATCCAACGCATCTCGCTCGACTTCTCCGTGGACCGCTCGGGGCGGCTGGACCGCCGCATGGGCATCGCGGCGGCCGTCCTCCTGTGCGCCATCGAGGGCCGTCAGCAGTAAAAGCGCGTCTCTGGACGCGCCTGACGCGTCGCGACATTCCGGGGTTGCCCTCCTTCAACCCTGGAAACCGCTCACAAATACAAGCAAAAGCAGTTTTCACTAAAAATCCTGCAAAACAATGTAAAGGGCAAGGCTCAGGAGCCCTCCGGCTCCACTTCTGCCGCTTCTGCGGAGGAGACCATGATCCGATCCCCTGAACTCACGCGTGTGAGCCGCACCGCCCTGCGGTTGCTGCCATTGCTCTGCAGTCTGCTCCCCCTTCAAGGCGCCCTGGCCGCCTGGGCGCCGAAGACCCCGCCCCTGGCCACCCCTTGGACGTCGCAGGTGTCCCCGGCCAATGCCCTGCCGGAGTATCCGCGGCCGCAGATGGTCCGCTCCGACTGGCAGAACCTCAATGGCGAGTGGCAGTTCGCCAGCGCCACCGCGGGCCAGACACCACCCTTCGGCCAGAACCTCGCCGAGAGCGTGCTGGTGCCCTTCCCCATC
The Stigmatella aurantiaca genome window above contains:
- a CDS encoding HIT family protein codes for the protein MSDVNAPCLGCAVVSGATRPVGGVLARVSGLVVHGVAAPSPLPGWVVISSEQHVRAWYELDGEPARELGPLAARVMRAQREVLGAEHAYAFAIGDVLRHFHLHLVPRFADTPQRLRGRGAFDFTEADALSAEALEAAAQALAAALRA
- a CDS encoding class I SAM-dependent methyltransferase, translating into MSPEGLPPGAPWPLAVTTSDRVDPALAERAQQAAREVGVPYVARHHKLPLKALLGHTAEALLVFEASAVALVDAHGVLRFSPGLGHLRVKQLDAGVQEDMLVRIAGLREGERVLDCTLGLGADAQTAARLVGPTGALTALEKSPALYLLAHHGLAGLPRHPQACPIEVVHADAGTYLRALPAGAFDAVLFDPMFERTRKSSHAFEMLRRHADYTPLTRETLAEAQRVARRVVVLKGSPYSSDFKKLGVQPEPARPNATVRWAKLPGSLGSE
- a CDS encoding SDR family NAD(P)-dependent oxidoreductase, translated to MGSIPDTRLALVTGASRGIGAAIAEVLARHSFRVALLARDEKALASVEKTLRAAGAQAWPFICDVADEAAVGTVLGAIEARLGPPSVLVNNAGFGGPFHRADEVPKAEWEALFGVNVDSLHYFCRWALPRMKAQGFGRIINISSIQGLFGGALSSTYVAAKHAVVGYSKAVAAEWGAYGITCNAVCPGYIDTEMLANADPAVRQELLKRIPTGRFGRPEEVAELVAFLAGPAGGYVNGSALVMDGGLSSHLANGLPSF
- a CDS encoding SDR family oxidoreductase, encoding MAVQNALVVGGTGDIGSAVLRKLRAEGVRTVCAAMDVREETGESLRVDITDEASVAAMFEKVEQALGPLDVLMNCAGVGYFTPVEETPLQEWRRTLEVNLTGAFLCAREAFKRMKAHGGGRILHIGSVSDHLTLPMNAAYAASKHGLRGLTGVLNEEGKAHGVRATLVSLGAVYTSLWHTRPEFSPADMLPLEEVAQSLWEIARKPLNVRVDEIRLLPSKGVL
- a CDS encoding cytochrome B6, with amino-acid sequence MQRRPLRGILATGAVFLALGSAFAQPTKDPKPGGQKTPTPKETGDQTYNFPVVAEESFKAVMDRDMKEKGGVMRRQQTLLESRYDLSNRPSKLMMSGGRKAQQEGVRVKLPKGMTWEQLSAMNPAEIREKGLFPQGFLPLPHVKHAVGGQVFPQMEIDEIRKQEGRSLERFDVAFDVPEHLLPEFPPPIFLSQRPELGDVSQGKVLTIRNFYDIMNGKLTPVQMDGLRQLLTPFPQAEFNATDGRKVAEGSLGVACLDCHTNGHTNAAFHLNPDTRPQAARFRLDTTSLRGMFNQQIHGSKRSLRSIEDFTEFEQRTAYFNGDIADAAKKGVNEPDRPSQVAMMAQMQNMFDFPPAPKLLPTGRLDPAMATEMEKLGETVFHGKGQCATCHPAPSFLDNNMHDLKVERFFKPQTINDQFIHADGPIKAFTLRGIKDSPPYLHDGRLLTLEDTVEFFNLVLGLKLEPREKEALVHYMRAL
- a CDS encoding TonB-dependent receptor domain-containing protein, with product MIWFRPVFLLLLWLTPLLALANNTADEADVAFELGNEAYARGNYNEALSAYFTSYRLVPNRNVLFNIARCYEAQNRLNEAYRYYDDLSTEALSSDDAAEVRRSLERLRPRVALVHVNTVPEGAEVYMDRTDLGSRGRSPQTLALPPGRHKVMVHKEGYQPAEATVLLARGKLVTQSLELTLITGKVELTGTPVGAEVRNAPDGPVLTQVPGTLSLPPGQHLLYVRAPGHAPTQLVAEVTAEATVKVPVALRSQEKPTGRLVVTANRDNASVRVDGQPAGFTPTVLTLPEGDHTLEVESLEVRPLRKTVRVVAEKEVKLHAELRYEPPPVRAASKGLLSVDEAPASTTVLSQEELRAFGWRTLAEALAGVRGFFLVDDRNYTHVGVRGFSPPGDLNTRLLILWDGHALNDVWAGQGYAAHDLSVDLEEVERIEVVRGPGSALYGTGAFFAVVNVVPRESLGTRRVELTGAVGGLGTTRMHATAGWDNGTDRSVLVSAAGMHARGADTTPLTPGVRVEGLDGERAGTASLRARLGYLTLMAQLHGRRKDIPTGASQTVISASGTQVQDVRGFAEARYERPLGERVSLSLRGSVDLSRYRGYWMYYENGEGSALTRDTDAGQAEWLSAEARVLLALFQGNHLTLGLEGQHQLRIGQEVFGGEGLTPLNERTLLSLYLLDEWRLHPRLSLSVGVRVDRYSDLDATPFTPRLALIGRPYAVGLTKLVVGRAFRAPNAYELFYEDRLVTQRPALELDPETITTFELEHSHDLTDELRLTVAGYHNRIANLVTLELEQLGTPQCGSTPGTEQCLVYRNTSGETLAWGAEAGIHWQPGRYLLVDLSYSYVTLRNASDEVQAVAPAHIASGRLLLPLGNGEMRLATQATYQSARKSSASAPSVGEAVLVSFGISGDLARFRYFAGVQNLLDERYTLPVSNEISTEPVAQYGRTFTLQLTGAF